From the genome of Phytohabitans rumicis, one region includes:
- a CDS encoding sensor histidine kinase has product MKRFVRRVPLRVKLVTSVLVLVGAALLVISIGSAIALRSYLIDKVDSELRTASPILRTSAMSNQKITVSLPSDYLVVYVDQEVTTLVYYDNQSFSENQLPSLPTDYAGYHEHLNKPYTDDAADHRVRWRVLVTQLPDGRLMAVGQSLVDIDEAVTRLIWVDALVGGAVLILLAALGAAIVRSSLGPLIDIERTAGAIARGDLTRRVPDPEPDEEEPQTELGRLSRALNAMLAQIEAAFTARAASESAARAAESAARDAAFSAQASEARARRSEERMRQFVADASHELRTPLTTIRGFAELYRQGAASSPEDVARLVRRIEDEASRMGLLVEDLLLLARLDRERPLELAPVELRVLAADAIQAARVVAPDRTIELEVAPDAGPLVVLGDDGRLRQVIGNLMTNALTHTPADASVTLRLGLDPDDLAVIEVADTGPGLGPEQAERVFERFYRVDAARTRRDGAAGTGLGLAIVAALVAAHSGAVEVDSTPGKGAIFRVRLPLSTVSIESS; this is encoded by the coding sequence ATGAAGAGGTTCGTCCGCCGTGTGCCACTGCGGGTCAAGCTCGTCACATCGGTGCTCGTACTGGTCGGCGCGGCGCTGCTCGTCATCAGCATCGGCAGCGCCATCGCCCTGCGCAGTTACCTGATCGACAAGGTCGACTCGGAGCTGCGTACGGCCAGCCCGATCCTGCGTACGTCGGCGATGAGCAATCAGAAGATCACCGTCAGCCTGCCCAGCGACTACCTGGTCGTGTACGTCGACCAGGAAGTGACCACCCTCGTCTACTACGACAACCAGTCGTTCAGCGAAAACCAGCTGCCGAGCCTGCCGACCGACTACGCCGGCTACCACGAGCACCTCAACAAGCCGTACACCGACGACGCGGCCGACCACAGGGTGCGGTGGCGGGTGCTGGTCACCCAGCTGCCCGACGGCAGGCTGATGGCGGTCGGGCAGAGCCTGGTCGACATCGACGAGGCGGTCACCCGGCTGATCTGGGTGGACGCGCTGGTCGGCGGCGCCGTACTGATCCTCCTGGCCGCCCTCGGCGCGGCGATCGTCCGCAGCAGCCTGGGGCCGCTGATCGATATCGAGCGCACGGCGGGCGCGATCGCCCGCGGCGACCTGACCCGACGCGTGCCCGACCCCGAGCCCGACGAGGAGGAGCCGCAGACCGAGCTGGGCCGGCTCTCCCGCGCGCTCAACGCGATGCTGGCCCAGATCGAGGCGGCCTTCACGGCTCGAGCCGCGTCGGAGTCCGCCGCGCGGGCCGCCGAGTCGGCCGCCCGGGACGCGGCCTTTTCCGCCCAGGCGTCCGAGGCCCGGGCGCGGCGGTCGGAGGAGCGCATGCGGCAGTTCGTCGCCGACGCCTCGCACGAGCTGCGTACGCCGCTGACGACGATCCGCGGCTTCGCCGAGCTGTACCGGCAGGGCGCCGCCAGCTCCCCGGAGGATGTGGCGCGGCTGGTGCGCCGGATCGAGGACGAGGCGTCCCGGATGGGGCTGCTCGTCGAAGACCTGCTGCTGCTCGCCCGCCTCGACCGGGAGCGCCCGCTGGAGCTGGCCCCTGTCGAGCTGCGCGTGCTCGCCGCCGACGCCATCCAGGCCGCCCGCGTGGTGGCGCCAGACCGCACGATCGAGCTGGAGGTCGCGCCCGACGCCGGCCCGCTGGTCGTGCTCGGCGACGACGGGCGGCTGCGCCAGGTCATCGGCAACCTCATGACCAACGCGCTCACACACACCCCGGCGGACGCGTCGGTCACCCTGCGCCTGGGCCTCGACCCGGACGATCTCGCGGTGATCGAGGTGGCCGACACCGGCCCCGGCCTTGGGCCGGAGCAGGCCGAACGGGTCTTCGAGCGCTTCTATCGGGTCGACGCCGCCCGCACCCGCCGGGACGGCGCCGCCGGCACCGGCCTGGGCCTCGCCATCGTGGCCGCGCTGGTGGCCGCGCACAGCGGCGCCGTCGAGGTCGACTCCACACCGGGCAAGGGCGCCATATTCCGGGTACGCCTACCGCTGTCAACGGTTTCGATCGAGAGTTCCTGA
- a CDS encoding ABC transporter ATP-binding protein, with amino-acid sequence MSDGQIIVSGLTKHYKNVRAVDNLSFTVAPGRVTGFLGPNGAGKTTTLRMLLNLVRPTAGVATISGQRYADLPEPLRHVGAVLEASSAHKGRTGINHLRVICAAAGFPRHRADEALALVGLTPAAKRKFKGYSLGMRQRLGIAAAMLGDPKVLVLDEPANGLDPEGIRWMRDLLKTLAGQGRTILVSSHLLSEMQLLADDLVIIAAGKLVRQGTVDQVMDSMAHSVQVRVRTPQVDELTAALVAQNATVTPNGDGALLVSGVDAPAVGRVALKAAVELHELTVERPDLERVFLELTAGKAAIR; translated from the coding sequence ATGTCCGACGGACAGATCATCGTGTCCGGGCTGACGAAGCACTACAAAAACGTCAGAGCGGTCGACAATTTGTCGTTTACCGTCGCACCGGGGCGAGTCACGGGCTTCCTCGGCCCGAACGGCGCCGGTAAGACGACCACCCTTCGCATGTTGCTCAACCTGGTCCGCCCCACCGCCGGGGTGGCCACCATCAGCGGCCAGCGGTACGCCGACCTGCCCGAACCGCTGCGGCACGTCGGCGCGGTGCTGGAGGCGTCCAGCGCGCACAAGGGCCGTACCGGCATCAACCACCTGCGGGTGATCTGCGCGGCGGCCGGGTTCCCGCGCCACCGGGCGGACGAGGCGCTGGCCCTGGTTGGCCTGACCCCGGCGGCTAAGCGCAAGTTCAAGGGGTACTCGCTGGGCATGCGCCAGCGGCTGGGCATCGCCGCCGCGATGCTCGGCGATCCCAAGGTGCTGGTGCTCGACGAGCCGGCCAACGGCCTGGACCCCGAGGGCATCCGGTGGATGCGCGACCTGCTCAAGACGCTCGCCGGGCAGGGCCGCACGATCCTGGTCTCCAGCCACCTGCTGTCCGAGATGCAGTTGCTCGCCGACGACCTGGTGATCATCGCAGCCGGCAAGCTGGTCCGGCAGGGCACGGTCGACCAGGTGATGGACTCGATGGCGCACAGCGTCCAGGTTCGGGTCCGTACCCCGCAGGTCGACGAGCTGACCGCGGCGCTGGTCGCGCAGAACGCCACCGTCACGCCCAACGGCGACGGCGCGCTGCTGGTCAGCGGCGTCGACGCGCCGGCCGTCGGCCGGGTCGCCCTGAAGGCCGCGGTCGAGCTGCACGAGCTGACCGTCGAGCGGCCCGACCTGGAACGGGTGTTCCTGGAGCTGACCGCGGGGAAGGCGGCGATCCGATGA
- a CDS encoding PadR family transcriptional regulator — protein sequence MTAVFSHGRLRLYLLKLLDDGPKHGYELIRLLENRFLGLYAPSAGTIYPRLQRMEAEGLVAHTAAGGRKVYEITDAGRMELRQRAGELAALESDIRASVEDLTSLANEIQDEVRGSVRDLKRELSEATRETRRSRREYRWEFAWGASPEPPPAAPADDSAIEDLQKRIDEFAKEVRELVRAAHLTETQARAATRALDATLAALRRLFRG from the coding sequence ATGACCGCAGTGTTCAGCCACGGGCGGCTGCGCCTCTACCTGCTCAAGCTGCTCGACGACGGCCCCAAGCACGGCTATGAGCTGATCCGGTTGCTGGAAAACCGCTTTCTCGGGCTGTACGCGCCGAGCGCCGGCACCATCTATCCGCGGCTGCAGCGGATGGAGGCCGAGGGCCTGGTCGCGCACACCGCCGCCGGCGGCCGCAAGGTGTACGAGATCACCGACGCCGGCCGCATGGAGCTGCGCCAGCGGGCGGGCGAGTTGGCGGCGCTGGAGTCGGACATCCGCGCCTCGGTCGAAGACCTGACCTCGCTGGCCAACGAGATCCAGGACGAGGTGCGTGGCTCGGTGCGCGACCTCAAGCGGGAGCTGAGCGAGGCGACCCGGGAGACCAGGCGCAGCCGACGGGAGTACCGGTGGGAGTTCGCGTGGGGCGCGTCGCCGGAGCCCCCGCCGGCCGCCCCCGCCGACGACAGCGCGATCGAGGACCTGCAGAAGCGCATCGACGAGTTCGCGAAGGAGGTCCGCGAGCTGGTTCGCGCCGCGCACCTCACCGAAACCCAGGCTCGTGCGGCGACCCGGGCGCTGGACGCTACGCTCGCTGCGTTGCGGCGCCTGTTCAGAGGGTGA
- a CDS encoding ABC transporter permease: MKLVHSEFLKLRTTNAWWLFGLGALGMLALAFLINALQAHYLLNDPSTEGMSTEDAATFEATGSVVYQAANLYTSGQFFGLLFVMLIGIVLITSEFHHQTVTTTFLTTPHRTAVIAAKLAMAALAGAFFWLVTTAINIPATIIFLNTEDFTSQLGEWAVTRAILLNLVAYLLWGILGVGFGVLIRSQIGATVTAVALYLLGTAAAAIVFTLFAQWLDLDWIRDLQYGMPSIASGLMVSGTDLPNQPAFWVGAVVLVVWALATGTVGTLITRTRDVS; encoded by the coding sequence ATGAAGCTGGTCCACAGCGAGTTCCTCAAGCTCCGGACGACCAACGCCTGGTGGCTCTTCGGGCTCGGCGCGCTCGGCATGCTGGCGCTGGCGTTCCTGATCAACGCGCTGCAGGCGCACTACCTGCTGAACGACCCCAGCACGGAGGGGATGTCCACGGAGGACGCGGCCACCTTCGAGGCGACCGGCAGCGTGGTGTACCAGGCCGCCAACCTCTACACCTCGGGCCAGTTCTTCGGGCTGCTCTTCGTGATGCTCATCGGCATCGTGCTCATCACGAGTGAATTCCACCACCAGACCGTGACCACGACCTTCCTCACGACGCCGCACCGCACCGCAGTGATCGCGGCCAAGCTGGCGATGGCGGCGCTGGCCGGGGCGTTCTTCTGGCTGGTCACGACCGCGATCAACATCCCGGCGACGATCATCTTCCTGAACACCGAGGACTTCACCAGCCAGCTCGGCGAGTGGGCGGTCACCCGGGCGATCCTGCTCAACCTGGTGGCATACCTGCTCTGGGGGATCCTCGGCGTCGGCTTCGGCGTGCTCATCCGCAGCCAGATCGGCGCGACGGTCACCGCGGTCGCGCTCTATCTGCTGGGTACGGCCGCCGCGGCGATCGTCTTCACGCTCTTCGCGCAGTGGCTCGACCTGGACTGGATCAGAGACCTCCAGTACGGCATGCCATCGATCGCGTCCGGGCTGATGGTCAGCGGCACCGACCTACCGAATCAGCCGGCCTTCTGGGTGGGCGCCGTCGTGCTGGTCGTCTGGGCCCTGGCCACCGGAACGGTCGGCACCTTGATCACCCGTACGAGGGATGTGAGCTGA
- a CDS encoding DUF4097 family beta strand repeat-containing protein, which yields MRTWTVDASQRLSFDEPVTRLDVYLISGRLNVVAADGPARVEIGNVGRKPVIVEEHNGRLVVRHERPRKWSGLWFWFNKGYRADVSIAVPAGVQADLHLVDGEVVASGLRQDTSVTVTSGRVTLMGLGGRTVAKLVSGPVEALGVAGDLTMETISGELILADSPAERVHARTVSGAITCDLDNPRRSEIRLNTTSGSVTVRVREDSDLAVHLHSTSGRITSAFPEVRPNGQTWTQEAQGVLGSGEGKLWATATSGRIALLSRPAPEAEDDDV from the coding sequence ATGCGCACCTGGACGGTCGACGCCTCGCAGCGGCTCAGCTTCGACGAGCCGGTCACCCGCCTTGACGTATACCTCATCTCGGGCCGGCTCAACGTCGTCGCGGCCGACGGCCCGGCCCGCGTCGAGATCGGCAACGTCGGCCGCAAGCCGGTCATCGTCGAGGAGCACAACGGGCGGCTGGTCGTGCGGCACGAGCGCCCGCGCAAGTGGTCCGGCCTGTGGTTCTGGTTCAACAAGGGCTACCGGGCCGACGTGTCGATCGCCGTGCCCGCGGGCGTGCAGGCCGATCTGCATCTCGTCGACGGCGAGGTCGTCGCCTCGGGTCTGCGGCAGGACACCAGCGTCACCGTCACGTCCGGCCGGGTCACGCTCATGGGGCTCGGCGGACGCACGGTCGCCAAGCTCGTCTCCGGCCCGGTCGAGGCGCTGGGCGTGGCCGGCGACCTCACGATGGAGACGATCTCAGGGGAGCTGATCCTCGCGGACAGCCCGGCCGAGCGGGTGCACGCGCGTACCGTCTCGGGCGCGATCACCTGCGACCTCGACAACCCCCGGCGCAGCGAGATCCGGCTCAACACCACCTCCGGCAGCGTGACCGTCCGGGTCCGCGAGGACAGCGACCTCGCGGTCCACCTGCACTCGACGTCGGGGCGGATCACCAGCGCGTTCCCGGAAGTGCGGCCGAACGGTCAGACGTGGACCCAGGAGGCGCAGGGCGTGCTCGGGTCCGGGGAGGGCAAACTGTGGGCGACCGCCACGTCGGGACGCATTGCCCTGCTGTCCCGGCCAGCGCCCGAGGCCGAGGATGACGACGTATGA
- a CDS encoding GNAT family N-acetyltransferase codes for MAVLLTSTAPAGTTGTSGYSLLIADDRDQVAAAQRLRYDVFAAELGAHLPTAGTGLDVDEFDEFCDHLIVREEPSGAVVGTYRMLPPQAAARAGRRYADSEFDMRAFSPLRDHLVETGRSCVHPDHRTGAVINLMWAGIARYLHLKNLRWLGGCASVPLAGGPATAAGVWDLARTKHLSPPTLRVRPRRPWLAEPGAAAAVAAHTGRAAVPPLLRGYLRLGAWICGEPAYDPDFGVADLYVLLSLDRMDPRYLKHFLGSSQPSLGDVK; via the coding sequence ATGGCTGTACTGCTCACCAGCACCGCTCCCGCGGGTACCACCGGAACCAGCGGATACTCCCTGCTGATCGCCGACGACCGGGATCAGGTCGCCGCCGCACAGCGGCTGCGCTACGACGTCTTCGCCGCGGAACTGGGCGCCCACCTGCCCACCGCCGGCACGGGACTCGACGTCGACGAGTTCGACGAGTTCTGTGACCACCTCATCGTGCGCGAGGAGCCGAGCGGGGCGGTGGTCGGCACGTACCGGATGCTGCCGCCGCAGGCCGCCGCCCGCGCCGGCCGCCGTTACGCCGACAGCGAGTTCGACATGCGGGCGTTCAGCCCGCTGCGCGACCACCTCGTGGAGACCGGACGGTCCTGCGTGCACCCCGACCACCGCACCGGCGCGGTGATCAACCTGATGTGGGCCGGCATCGCCCGATACCTGCACCTGAAGAACCTGCGCTGGCTGGGCGGCTGCGCCTCGGTGCCGCTCGCCGGCGGGCCGGCCACGGCCGCCGGCGTCTGGGACCTGGCCCGCACCAAGCACCTGTCGCCGCCCACGCTGCGGGTGCGCCCGCGCCGGCCGTGGCTGGCCGAGCCGGGTGCGGCGGCGGCGGTCGCGGCCCACACCGGCCGGGCCGCCGTGCCGCCACTGCTGCGCGGCTACCTGCGGCTGGGCGCGTGGATCTGCGGCGAGCCGGCGTACGACCCGGACTTCGGCGTCGCCGACCTCTACGTATTGCTGTCCCTCGACCGGATGGACCCGCGGTACCTCAAGCACTTCCTTGGAAGCAGCCAGCCCAGCCTTGGGGACGTCAAGTGA
- a CDS encoding response regulator transcription factor, with protein MAAPQTEARLLVVEDDPNILELLSASLRFAGFDVSTATSGSAAVNAAKDRRPDLVVLDVMLPDLDGFEVIRLMRESGTRTPVVFLTARDATDDKIRGLTLGGDDYVTKPFSLEELTARIRAVLRRTASGDQSPSRLTFADLELDEETHEVYRANQRIQLSPTEFKLLRYLMLNANRVLSKAQILDHVWNYDFRGDDNIVESYISYLRRKVDTTQPRLIHTLRGVGYVLRKPAT; from the coding sequence ATGGCCGCACCGCAGACTGAGGCGAGACTGCTCGTCGTCGAGGACGATCCCAACATCCTCGAGCTGCTGTCTGCCAGTCTGCGCTTCGCCGGCTTCGACGTGTCGACCGCCACCAGCGGCAGCGCCGCGGTCAACGCGGCCAAGGACCGGCGGCCCGACCTGGTCGTGCTCGACGTCATGCTCCCGGATCTCGACGGCTTCGAGGTCATCCGGCTGATGCGCGAGTCGGGCACCCGCACGCCGGTCGTCTTCCTGACCGCGCGCGACGCCACCGACGACAAGATCCGCGGGTTGACCCTGGGCGGCGACGACTACGTCACCAAGCCGTTCAGCCTGGAGGAGCTGACCGCCCGCATCCGGGCCGTGCTGCGGCGCACCGCCTCCGGCGACCAGTCGCCCTCCCGGCTCACCTTCGCCGACCTGGAGCTGGACGAGGAGACGCACGAGGTCTACCGGGCCAACCAGCGGATCCAGCTCTCGCCGACCGAGTTCAAGCTGCTTCGGTACCTGATGCTCAACGCCAACCGGGTGCTCTCCAAGGCGCAGATCCTCGACCACGTGTGGAACTACGACTTCCGGGGCGACGACAACATCGTCGAGTCCTACATCTCGTACCTGCGTCGCAAGGTCGACACGACCCAGCCGCGCTTGATCCACACCCTGCGTGGCGTGGGCTACGTCTTGCGAAAGCCGGCGACCTGA
- a CDS encoding DUF6104 family protein, producing the protein MYFTDRGIEELAERRGEESVSLEWVSERLRDFVDLNPEFETPIERFATWLARLDELDED; encoded by the coding sequence ATGTACTTCACTGACCGCGGCATCGAAGAGCTGGCCGAGCGGCGCGGCGAGGAGAGCGTCTCGTTGGAGTGGGTGTCCGAGCGGCTGCGCGACTTCGTCGACCTCAACCCCGAGTTCGAGACGCCGATCGAACGCTTCGCCACCTGGCTGGCCCGGCTGGACGAGCTCGACGAGGACTAG
- a CDS encoding DUF3052 domain-containing protein: MAGYSGTPLARKLGIGADSLVLFDGAPGGFAIDGVAADQVPGPDPYDVILCFCPDRARLAERWPVLHPLTTPAGSLWIAWPKRASGRQTDLDENVVRDFALAAGRVDVKVCAIDEVWSGLKHVIRVADRRAN, encoded by the coding sequence GTGGCTGGTTACTCGGGTACTCCTCTCGCCCGCAAGCTGGGCATCGGCGCCGACTCCCTGGTCCTCTTCGACGGCGCGCCGGGCGGGTTCGCGATCGACGGCGTCGCGGCCGACCAGGTCCCCGGGCCCGACCCGTACGACGTGATCCTGTGCTTCTGTCCGGACCGCGCCCGGCTGGCCGAGCGGTGGCCGGTGCTGCACCCGCTGACCACACCGGCCGGGTCACTGTGGATCGCCTGGCCGAAGCGCGCGTCCGGCCGGCAGACCGACCTCGACGAGAACGTCGTACGCGACTTCGCTTTGGCGGCCGGCCGGGTGGACGTCAAGGTGTGCGCGATCGACGAGGTCTGGTCCGGGTTGAAGCACGTGATCCGGGTGGCGGACCGTCGCGCGAATTGA
- a CDS encoding multifunctional oxoglutarate decarboxylase/oxoglutarate dehydrogenase thiamine pyrophosphate-binding subunit/dihydrolipoyllysine-residue succinyltransferase subunit has product MSTQQASQENPLAGFGPNEWIVEEMYQRYLADPSSVDPAWHDFFADYKPATDAGSPAPPAEKAEVTPPVSAPAAKPKPAATPKAEKAKGPSAPAGAKTTQLRGVAAKIVQNMDASLAVPTATSVRAVPAKLLVDNRIVINNHLARGRGGKVSFTHLIGYALIKSLAVHPEMNNSYAEVDAKPAVVEPEHVNLGIAIDLARPDGSRTLVVPSIKGTEQMDFRQFWQAYEDVVRRARRNELTMEDYGGTTISLTNPGGIGTVHSMPRLMTGQGAIIGVGAMEYPAPYAGMSEESLADLAVSKIITLTSTYDHRIIQGAQSGEFLKTVHELLLGEHGFYDEIFTSLRLPYEPVRWVRDVDASSEGQINKTARVHELIHAYRVRGHLMADTDPLEFQIRKHPDLDVLEHGLTLWDLDRHFPVAGFAHKQRMKLREILGVLRDSYCRRVGVEYMHIQDPEERRWIQERIELKYAKPDAGEQKHILNRLNAAEAFETFLQTKFVGQKRFSLEGAESLIPLLDEILQASAEADLDEVVIGMAHRGRLNVLANIVGKPYEKIFYEFEGHIDPKSAHGSGDVKYHLGQVGKFTTPDGEHAITVSVTANPSHLEAVDPVMEGIVRAKQDRIDLKLEGYTVLPLAVHGDAAFAGQGVVAETLNLSQLRGYRTGGSVHVVVNNQVGFTTAPEYSRSSLYSTDVARMIQAPIFHVNGDDPEAVVRVARLAFEYRQAFNKDVVIDLVCYRRRGHNEGDDPSMTNPLMYAIIDKKRSVRKLYTEELIGRGDITVGDAEELLRDYQAQLEQVFKATRDAATTGTRPTRVRQPEPEPAVDTKVDPAVVKAVGDAHVNLPEGFTPHKRIQQLLDRRAKMAAEGHIDWGFGEIMAFGALLNDGVTVRLAGQDSRRGTFVQRHASIVDANTGDDYLPLSALAKDQARFFVHDSLLSEYAAMGFEYGYSVENTEALVLWEAQFGDFANGAQSVVDEFISSGEVKWGQQSSLTLLLPHGHEGQGPDHTSGRPERYLQLCAEDNMRVANPTTPANYFHLLRRQGLSTKRKPLVVFTPKSLLRHRLAVSSVEDFTTGTFQTVIPDSGGPRPEQVRRVLLCTGKLYYDLFQARAERGVTDTAIIRMEQLYPLPVEELRATLSAFPNATDFAWVQEEPANQGAWSFIALNLLEHLEGVSLRRISRPAAAAPAVGSAKLHEAEQAALLEAALHVLH; this is encoded by the coding sequence GTGTCGACCCAACAGGCATCGCAGGAAAACCCGCTCGCGGGGTTCGGCCCCAATGAATGGATCGTCGAGGAGATGTACCAGCGGTACCTCGCCGACCCATCCAGCGTAGACCCCGCCTGGCACGATTTCTTCGCCGACTACAAGCCGGCGACGGATGCCGGTTCGCCCGCGCCACCAGCGGAGAAGGCCGAGGTCACGCCGCCGGTATCCGCGCCCGCGGCGAAGCCGAAGCCCGCCGCGACCCCCAAGGCGGAGAAGGCGAAGGGCCCGAGCGCGCCGGCCGGAGCCAAGACCACTCAGCTCCGCGGCGTCGCCGCCAAGATCGTGCAGAACATGGACGCGTCGCTCGCGGTGCCCACCGCGACGAGCGTGCGGGCCGTGCCGGCGAAGCTGCTGGTCGACAACCGCATCGTGATCAACAATCACCTCGCCCGGGGCCGCGGCGGCAAGGTCAGCTTCACCCACCTGATCGGGTACGCGCTGATCAAGTCGCTGGCCGTGCACCCGGAGATGAACAACTCGTACGCCGAGGTCGACGCTAAGCCAGCGGTGGTCGAGCCGGAGCATGTCAACCTCGGCATCGCGATCGACCTGGCCCGCCCGGACGGATCGCGCACCCTCGTGGTGCCGAGCATCAAGGGCACCGAGCAGATGGACTTCCGGCAGTTCTGGCAGGCGTACGAGGACGTGGTCCGGCGCGCCCGCCGCAACGAGCTGACCATGGAGGACTACGGCGGCACCACGATCTCGCTGACCAACCCGGGCGGCATCGGCACCGTGCACTCGATGCCGCGGCTGATGACCGGGCAGGGCGCGATCATCGGCGTCGGCGCGATGGAGTACCCGGCGCCGTACGCGGGCATGTCCGAGGAGAGCCTGGCCGACCTCGCCGTCAGCAAGATCATCACGCTGACCAGCACGTACGACCACCGGATCATCCAGGGCGCGCAGTCCGGCGAGTTCCTCAAGACCGTGCACGAGCTGCTGCTCGGCGAGCACGGCTTCTACGACGAGATCTTCACCTCGCTGCGCCTGCCGTACGAGCCGGTGCGCTGGGTGCGCGACGTCGACGCCAGCTCCGAGGGTCAGATCAACAAGACCGCGCGGGTGCACGAGCTGATCCACGCCTACCGGGTCCGGGGCCACCTCATGGCCGACACCGACCCGCTGGAGTTTCAGATCCGCAAGCACCCCGACCTCGACGTACTCGAACATGGTCTGACGCTGTGGGACCTGGACCGCCACTTCCCGGTGGCCGGTTTCGCCCACAAGCAGCGGATGAAGCTCCGCGAGATCCTCGGCGTGCTGCGCGACTCCTACTGCCGCCGGGTGGGCGTGGAGTACATGCACATCCAGGACCCGGAGGAGCGGCGCTGGATCCAGGAACGGATCGAGCTCAAGTACGCCAAGCCCGACGCCGGTGAGCAGAAGCACATCCTCAACCGGCTCAACGCGGCCGAGGCGTTCGAGACGTTCCTGCAGACCAAGTTCGTGGGCCAGAAGCGCTTCTCGCTGGAGGGCGCCGAGTCGCTGATCCCGCTGCTCGACGAGATCCTGCAGGCGTCGGCCGAGGCCGACCTGGACGAGGTCGTCATCGGCATGGCCCACCGCGGCCGGCTCAACGTGCTGGCCAACATCGTCGGCAAGCCGTACGAGAAGATCTTCTACGAGTTCGAGGGGCACATCGACCCGAAGTCGGCGCACGGCTCCGGGGACGTCAAGTACCACCTCGGCCAGGTCGGCAAGTTCACCACCCCGGACGGCGAGCACGCGATCACCGTCTCGGTGACCGCCAACCCGTCCCACCTGGAGGCCGTCGACCCGGTCATGGAGGGCATCGTCCGGGCCAAGCAGGACCGGATCGACCTCAAGCTCGAGGGTTACACGGTGCTGCCGCTCGCGGTGCACGGCGACGCCGCGTTCGCCGGCCAGGGCGTGGTCGCCGAGACGCTCAACTTGTCACAGCTGCGCGGCTACCGCACCGGCGGCTCGGTGCACGTGGTGGTCAACAACCAGGTCGGCTTCACCACCGCCCCGGAGTACAGCCGCTCCTCGCTCTACTCCACCGACGTGGCCCGGATGATCCAGGCGCCGATCTTCCACGTGAACGGCGACGACCCCGAGGCCGTCGTGCGGGTGGCCCGGCTCGCGTTCGAGTACCGCCAGGCGTTCAACAAGGACGTCGTCATCGACCTGGTCTGCTACCGCCGGCGGGGGCACAACGAGGGCGACGACCCGTCGATGACCAACCCGCTCATGTACGCGATCATCGACAAGAAGCGCTCGGTCCGGAAGCTCTACACCGAGGAGCTGATCGGCCGCGGCGACATCACCGTCGGCGACGCGGAGGAGCTGCTGCGCGACTACCAGGCGCAGCTGGAGCAGGTCTTCAAGGCCACCCGCGACGCGGCCACGACCGGCACCCGCCCCACCCGGGTACGCCAGCCGGAGCCCGAGCCGGCGGTCGACACCAAGGTCGACCCGGCCGTGGTCAAGGCGGTCGGCGACGCGCACGTCAACCTGCCCGAGGGCTTCACCCCGCACAAGCGCATCCAGCAACTGCTGGACCGGCGGGCCAAGATGGCCGCCGAGGGCCACATCGACTGGGGCTTCGGCGAGATCATGGCGTTCGGGGCGCTGCTCAACGACGGCGTCACCGTCCGGCTAGCCGGGCAGGACTCGCGCCGCGGCACGTTCGTCCAGCGGCACGCGTCCATCGTGGACGCCAACACCGGCGACGACTACCTGCCGCTGTCCGCGCTGGCCAAGGACCAGGCCCGGTTCTTCGTACACGACTCGCTGCTGTCCGAGTACGCGGCGATGGGCTTCGAGTACGGCTACTCGGTGGAGAACACCGAGGCGCTGGTGCTGTGGGAGGCGCAGTTCGGCGACTTCGCCAACGGCGCGCAGTCCGTGGTGGACGAGTTCATCTCCTCCGGCGAGGTCAAGTGGGGCCAGCAGTCGTCGCTGACCCTGCTGCTCCCGCACGGCCACGAGGGCCAGGGCCCCGACCACACCTCCGGGCGGCCGGAGCGCTACCTGCAGCTGTGCGCCGAGGACAACATGCGGGTGGCCAACCCGACCACCCCGGCGAACTACTTCCACCTGCTGCGCCGCCAGGGCCTGTCGACCAAGCGCAAGCCGCTGGTGGTGTTCACGCCGAAGTCGCTGCTGCGGCACCGGCTCGCGGTGTCCAGCGTGGAAGACTTCACCACCGGTACGTTCCAGACCGTCATTCCTGACTCCGGCGGACCGCGCCCGGAGCAGGTCAGGCGGGTGCTGCTGTGCACCGGCAAGCTGTACTACGACCTCTTCCAGGCGCGCGCCGAGCGGGGCGTCACCGACACCGCGATCATCCGGATGGAGCAGCTCTACCCGCTGCCGGTCGAGGAGTTGCGGGCCACCCTGTCGGCGTTCCCGAACGCGACCGACTTCGCCTGGGTGCAGGAAGAGCCGGCCAACCAGGGCGCCTGGTCGTTCATCGCGCTGAACCTGCTGGAGCACCTGGAGGGCGTGAGCCTGCGACGGATCTCCCGCCCGGCGGCGGCCGCGCCCGCGGTCGGCTCCGCCAAGCTGCACGAGGCCGAGCAGGCCGCGCTGCTGGAGGCGGCCCTGCATGTACTTCACTGA